GGCAGAGATGCAAAGCATTGAAATGAGAATTACCAGCAGTAAAAAAATGTGCTTTCTCTTAATCATATAGGGTTCCCCTAAATATAATCTTTTATTAATTCATTTTATATTTCATTTATTATATAATAATTTCCATATAATTGTAATAATATTCAAAAAATGTTCTTAAAAATGAATATCATTCAAAAGCAAAACATCATTCAGAACTATGAAATTTTCCAAAAAATACCATATTATTAACAACTATTATATAAAATAAATATTAAATATAATATTGTTAAACGATTTACTATTTAAACAATAATTCATACTTATTAAATCATTAAAAGTAACGGAGAGTCAATAATGGAATTTGAAAGACCAAGGGGAACAAGGGATTTCCTCTTTGAAGAAATGAGAGAAAGAAAGATGGCTGAAGATACATTAAGAAATGTATTTGAAAACTATGGTTTCGGCGAAGTGCAGACACCACTATTTGAAGACTTAAAATTATTCACTACAAAATCCGGTGAGGAGATTGTAGACCAATTATACAACTTCAAGGACAAGGGAGACAGGGACCTTGCCTTAAGACCTGAAATCACTGCTCCTATTGCAAGATTATATTTAAATGAATTGCAAAAGACTTCAAAACCAATCAAGATTTACTACTATGGAAGCTGCTTCAGATATGAAAGACCTCAAAAGGGCAGATTCAGACAATTCTGGCAATTCGGCTGTGAATTGATTGGTGCAAAGACCCCTGAAGGTGAGGCTGAAGTGATTGCAATGTGCAACAATGCAATCGAAGAGCTTGGAATTTCAACCGCTGAATTCAATGTGAACCACTTGGGAATTATCAGAGGCTTGTTTGCTCACTTTGACATTGATACTGCAACCCAAAGAGAAATCATGGTAGTTATAGATAAAGGGGATAAGGATCTTCTTAAAGAATCATTGGTTGGAGACAATCCTATCATCAAAGACAAGCCAGAATTGAACGAAGTATTGTTCAAGCTTATGGATATGGTTGGTGACTCTTCTATAATTGAAGACATTGAAGAACTCGTATCACCTTACGAAGAAACTAAAGAAGCTCTTGAAGAGTTCAAGGAACTTGTAAAGACCCTTGAAAGTTTCCAAGTCTTCAACTACAAACTCAATCTTGGAGTTGCAAGAGGACTTGACTACTATACAGGAATAGTATTTGAGGTATATGTAGAAGGACTTGGTGCACAAAAGCAAGTGTGCGGTGGAGGAACTTACAATCTCGTTAAATTATTCGGTGGAGAAGACGTTGTCTCTACAGGATTCGCATTAGGATTTGACAGATTAATGAATGCAATCGAAGAGCTTAATGGAAAGCCAGAACTTGAACCTATCGTAAGCACTTATGTTGCAGCTATTTCAGACTCTACAAGACATGAGGCATTCAATATTGCTCAGACTCTTAGAAAGGCAGACATTCCAACTGAAGTTGACTTGTCCAGAAAGAAATTCAAGAAGATCTTGGCTTATGCAAACAAGATTGATGTAAAATACACTGTCTTAGTTGGAGAACGTGACTTAGAAGAAGGAAGAGTCACTGTAAAGGACATGTTATCTGGAGAACAGGAATTGGTAGCTATTGATGAAGTAGTCGATTATATTAAAGACAAATTATACAATTAAGAAAAATTTACAATTGATAAATAACAATTTTTATTTTATAATAAAGGTGTGACAATGGAATTGAATTTCAGACTTAACATGGGTGGAGAAGATTTGGTAATCGGTATCGCACAAGATTGGAAAACAAACGAAGTCTTGATGGTGGCTTTCATGAATAAGGAAGCTGTAGAGCAAACATTAAAGACCAAAAAGGCTCATTACTACTCCACTTCAAGACAAAAGCAATGGCTAAAGGGAGAAAGCTCTGGAAATGTTCAAACCGTTAAGGAAATGTACATTGACTGTGATGCAGATGCAATCATAATGAAGGTTGAGCAAATCGGTGCAGCATGCCACGAAGGATACAGATCTTGCTTCTTTAGGCAATTGGACATTGATAAGGAAAACATTGACATTGACAATCTTACAGATGATGATATAGAAATAATATCTGAAAGATTGTTTGATCCAAAGGAAATGTATGGATAATATTTAATGGATTATCAAAAAAACCTCAAAGGAGGTGAAATAATGGATTATGATTACAACAGCGAATACAATGATGAAGTTGATGAGATAAAAAGAATTGTACCAGATACAAGTGCAATCATAGAAGGAAATGTAGAGAAAATAATAAAAGAAAAAGGATTGAACTATCCAGAAATCATCATACCAGAAGCTGTAATCGCAGAACTCGAACATCAAGCTAACAATCAAAGACCGACAGGAATCAGAGGTCTTGAGAATGTAAAGAAACTTCAGGATTTAGCTGAAATCGGTGAAATATCAATCAGGATAACCGGCAGAAGGCCTACCAAATTTGAAAAGGACAATGCAAAGCTTGGAGAGATAGACGGATTAATCAGAGATGTTGCAAAGGATGAACTTGCACTGCTATTAACAAGCGATAAGATCCAAGCAAAGACTGCAGAGGCACAAGGAATACCTACAATCTATTATGCACAGGAATACAAAGGTGCAATAGACTTGAAAATAGCTAAATTCTTTGATGATGACACCATGAGCGTTCATTTAAAGGAAAATGTTGTTCCAATGGCTAAAAAGGGAAAGCCAGGACATATTGAACTTGTAAAGCTCGCAGATGAGAAATTCACATACAAGCAATTGGAAGCGATTGCAGAGGA
The nucleotide sequence above comes from Methanobrevibacter sp.. Encoded proteins:
- the hisS gene encoding histidine--tRNA ligase is translated as MEFERPRGTRDFLFEEMRERKMAEDTLRNVFENYGFGEVQTPLFEDLKLFTTKSGEEIVDQLYNFKDKGDRDLALRPEITAPIARLYLNELQKTSKPIKIYYYGSCFRYERPQKGRFRQFWQFGCELIGAKTPEGEAEVIAMCNNAIEELGISTAEFNVNHLGIIRGLFAHFDIDTATQREIMVVIDKGDKDLLKESLVGDNPIIKDKPELNEVLFKLMDMVGDSSIIEDIEELVSPYEETKEALEEFKELVKTLESFQVFNYKLNLGVARGLDYYTGIVFEVYVEGLGAQKQVCGGGTYNLVKLFGGEDVVSTGFALGFDRLMNAIEELNGKPELEPIVSTYVAAISDSTRHEAFNIAQTLRKADIPTEVDLSRKKFKKILAYANKIDVKYTVLVGERDLEEGRVTVKDMLSGEQELVAIDEVVDYIKDKLYN
- the hisI gene encoding phosphoribosyl-AMP cyclohydrolase translates to MELNFRLNMGGEDLVIGIAQDWKTNEVLMVAFMNKEAVEQTLKTKKAHYYSTSRQKQWLKGESSGNVQTVKEMYIDCDADAIIMKVEQIGAACHEGYRSCFFRQLDIDKENIDIDNLTDDDIEIISERLFDPKEMYG